One stretch of Methanothrix sp. DNA includes these proteins:
- a CDS encoding adenylyl-sulfate kinase: MAWAVWFTGLPGCGKTTIARRTKEHLSRMGVEAMILELDEIRKVITPNPRYTDEERDIVYASLAYMAKLLCDAGVNVIIDATANRRRYRDLARELVKNFAEVYIKAPLELCIEREASRKAEFAPRGIYRKAASGARVPGVGVEYEEPMSPEIVVDTTTMDPDSAAEFVSRRILELFAV, encoded by the coding sequence ATGGCCTGGGCAGTATGGTTCACCGGACTTCCCGGTTGTGGCAAGACCACGATCGCCAGAAGGACAAAGGAGCACCTCTCGAGGATGGGCGTCGAGGCAATGATACTCGAGCTCGACGAGATACGGAAGGTGATAACGCCAAACCCGAGGTACACGGATGAGGAGAGGGATATCGTCTATGCAAGCCTCGCCTACATGGCGAAGCTGCTCTGCGATGCAGGGGTCAATGTGATCATCGATGCGACCGCAAACCGCAGGAGGTACAGAGATCTTGCGAGAGAACTCGTGAAGAACTTCGCGGAGGTTTACATAAAGGCCCCCCTCGAGCTGTGCATTGAGCGGGAGGCTTCCAGAAAGGCAGAGTTCGCGCCGAGGGGCATATACAGAAAAGCCGCCTCTGGAGCCAGGGTCCCAGGCGTGGGGGTGGAATACGAGGAGCCGATGAGCCCGGAGATAGTTGTGGACACCACCACGATGGATCCTGACAGCGCGGCGGAGTTCGTCTCAAGAAGGATACTTGAGCTCTTCGCTGTGTGA
- the rnhA gene encoding ribonuclease HI, with amino-acid sequence MLEQRMITVFFDGLCSPRNPGGVAAYGYLIYRNGELLHRGWGVVGEGRGMTNNVAEYEALLAAIRWIQKNAHGESVVFKGDSRLVIKQMSGEWKVRSDTSRRYVPLIKSMLEGIDHKFVWIPREENVEADALSKHAYEMHRRGRQE; translated from the coding sequence ATGCTGGAGCAGCGAATGATCACTGTATTCTTCGATGGCCTATGCAGTCCAAGAAATCCGGGCGGCGTGGCGGCATACGGTTACCTCATCTATCGCAACGGCGAGCTGCTACACAGAGGGTGGGGTGTGGTGGGCGAGGGCAGGGGCATGACGAACAACGTGGCTGAGTACGAGGCACTGCTCGCTGCGATCCGGTGGATCCAGAAGAACGCCCACGGGGAGAGTGTGGTGTTCAAGGGTGATTCCAGGCTTGTCATAAAGCAGATGAGCGGCGAATGGAAGGTGAGGTCAGACACATCCAGGCGGTACGTCCCCTTGATAAAAAGCATGCTGGAGGGGATCGATCACAAGTTCGTCTGGATACCAAGAGAGGAGAATGTGGAGGCCGATGCCCTCTCCAAACACGCTTACGAGATGCACAGGAGAGGGCGCCAGGAGTGA
- a CDS encoding acyl-CoA thioester hydrolase/BAAT C-terminal domain-containing protein, with protein MRLDVEPQYVLIGDPISIRASGLDAGQIATLRVSGQDVLGNTWQSEASFRADDAGTIDTSRDAPVEGSYHGIDQAGLFWSMSVNQTGEFVSAFPVIHNLTVGLYVDGREVDSRVVQRIAQIDLERENVTDPIVGVFLIPKEITEPTPAIIVLGGSEGGYKEGWASVIASKTRMPTLALAYFGAPGLPQTLENIPVETVGKAIEWLNQQPLVARDHIGIVGASRGGELALLAASIYPEIKAVVGYTPSGVIWSGIGENPDAPAWTYQGRAFPYLKAMMSEEQGRQFLEAQKNGTPYLDAPSFLYSLEMQRSRVGEATIHVEDSQAAFLLIGNPGDGVWPSDMLSQIVIDRLRSHNHSRTYQLLSYDQGGHMLITYPYYPTTMRQFYLPTVNVWEGLGGTAEGAARAAEDSWPRVIEFLKRELA; from the coding sequence ATGAGACTGGATGTGGAACCACAATATGTGCTGATCGGCGATCCGATCAGCATAAGGGCGAGCGGGCTTGATGCGGGGCAGATTGCCACGCTGCGTGTTTCTGGCCAGGATGTCTTAGGAAACACCTGGCAATCGGAGGCGTCTTTCCGGGCGGACGATGCGGGAACGATAGACACCTCACGTGACGCGCCGGTGGAGGGCTCGTACCACGGGATCGATCAGGCTGGGCTTTTCTGGTCCATGAGTGTCAATCAGACAGGAGAATTTGTTTCTGCGTTCCCGGTGATACACAACCTCACTGTGGGGTTGTATGTTGACGGCCGGGAGGTGGACAGCAGGGTGGTCCAGCGGATCGCCCAGATCGATCTTGAGAGGGAGAATGTGACAGATCCCATCGTGGGTGTTTTCCTGATACCAAAAGAGATCACGGAGCCCACGCCGGCGATCATAGTGCTGGGCGGCTCCGAGGGCGGTTACAAGGAGGGCTGGGCGAGCGTGATCGCCTCCAAGACGCGCATGCCCACGCTGGCGCTCGCCTACTTCGGCGCGCCGGGATTGCCGCAGACCCTTGAGAACATCCCTGTGGAGACAGTGGGAAAGGCCATCGAATGGCTGAATCAGCAGCCTCTGGTTGCCAGAGACCACATCGGAATCGTCGGGGCATCGCGTGGTGGTGAGCTGGCCCTTCTCGCAGCCTCGATATATCCAGAGATCAAAGCTGTGGTGGGGTACACACCGAGCGGAGTCATCTGGTCTGGCATCGGAGAGAACCCGGATGCACCGGCATGGACCTACCAGGGCAGGGCGTTTCCGTATCTGAAGGCGATGATGAGTGAGGAGCAGGGGAGGCAGTTTCTGGAGGCTCAGAAGAATGGCACACCCTATCTGGATGCGCCATCCTTCCTCTACAGCCTGGAGATGCAGAGATCCAGGGTCGGGGAGGCCACCATACATGTGGAGGACTCGCAGGCGGCCTTTCTGCTCATAGGCAACCCTGGGGACGGGGTCTGGCCATCTGATATGCTCTCACAGATAGTCATCGACAGGCTGCGATCCCACAATCACTCCCGCACGTACCAGCTTCTCTCCTACGATCAGGGAGGGCACATGCTGATCACGTATCCCTATTACCCGACAACGATGCGTCAGTTCTATCTGCCAACCGTAAACGTCTGGGAGGGGCTGGGAGGAACAGCTGAGGGTGCTGCGAGGGCTGCAGAGGATTCCTGGCCGAGGGTGATCGAGTTCCTGAAGCGTGAACTGGCCTGA
- the aroC gene encoding chorismate synthase: MTGSTFGTVFRVTTWGESHGRAVGAVVDGCPAGLELSENDVQRELDRRRPGQSTATTERREADVVEILSGVFEGLTTGTPISMLVWNKDARSSHYDSIRHTPRPGHADYTYHAKYGIRDHRGGGRASARETVGRVAAGAVARKLLSEFGVEITGYVIELGGIRASLPGWTSRGSVDREELLSIRERAESSPIRCPDADASSRMLSLLESVRSDGDSIGGVVEVVAIGVPPGLGEPVFDKLDADLAKALMSIGAVKAVEIGAGFESARLRGSEMNDPILYRNGRISFERNNAGGILGGISTGAPIICRIAVKPTPSIATSQRTVDLQSGEAVDISVRGRHDPAIPPRIVPVAEAMIALVLADHLLRQRSARLR; this comes from the coding sequence ATGACCGGGAGCACATTCGGAACGGTCTTCAGGGTCACAACATGGGGAGAATCGCATGGCAGAGCCGTCGGAGCTGTGGTTGATGGATGCCCTGCAGGGCTGGAGCTAAGCGAAAATGACGTGCAGAGGGAGCTCGACCGGAGGCGCCCCGGGCAGAGCACAGCGACAACGGAAAGGAGAGAGGCGGACGTGGTCGAGATCCTGAGCGGTGTGTTCGAGGGGCTCACAACCGGCACGCCCATATCGATGCTGGTGTGGAACAAGGACGCGAGAAGCTCCCATTACGATTCCATTCGCCACACCCCCCGTCCCGGGCATGCTGATTACACGTACCATGCGAAGTACGGGATCAGGGACCACCGTGGCGGTGGGAGGGCATCTGCGAGGGAGACCGTGGGCAGGGTCGCGGCAGGGGCTGTGGCGAGGAAGCTTCTATCAGAGTTCGGAGTGGAGATCACCGGATACGTCATCGAGCTCGGCGGCATCAGGGCGTCTCTCCCAGGATGGACCTCGAGGGGGAGCGTGGATAGAGAGGAGCTTCTGAGCATCAGAGAGCGAGCGGAATCGAGCCCCATCAGATGCCCGGACGCCGATGCGTCTTCAAGAATGCTCTCGCTCCTGGAGTCTGTGAGATCAGATGGGGACAGCATCGGTGGGGTGGTTGAGGTTGTCGCTATCGGCGTGCCCCCCGGACTTGGTGAGCCAGTCTTCGACAAGCTGGACGCAGATCTCGCCAAGGCCCTGATGAGCATTGGCGCGGTAAAGGCAGTCGAGATAGGGGCGGGCTTCGAGAGCGCCCGGCTGAGGGGAAGCGAGATGAACGATCCTATTCTTTACAGGAACGGCAGGATATCGTTTGAGAGGAACAACGCCGGTGGGATACTCGGCGGCATATCCACAGGCGCTCCGATCATATGCAGGATAGCCGTGAAGCCCACCCCGTCCATTGCCACCTCCCAGAGAACTGTGGATCTGCAGTCCGGAGAGGCTGTGGATATTTCTGTCAGGGGGCGGCACGACCCGGCGATACCTCCGAGAATTGTGCCTGTTGCAGAGGCGATGATCGCGCTGGTTCTTGCTGACCATCTCCTCCGCCAGAGGTCAGCGAGGCTGAGGTGA
- a CDS encoding molybdopterin biosynthesis protein, whose amino-acid sequence MFHRLIPLDKAIELVLEDAPAPRVRSVHLNDALGRVLAGNVIAEIDVPHFDRAAMDGYAVRSEDCIGASELSPVRLRIAGSVSAGSIPGTSAGPGEAVEVSTGSAMPEGADAVVMVEHADAVDGYVMIRRPVHPYENVQRRGADVSLGERVLSAGTQLGPREIGMLAALGMSRVNIRSLKVGVASTGNEILSPDENLVPCRIYDVNTYTISAALSQLGAEPVVYGVVPDSYDALAETIATALIDCDMVILSGSTSAGRGDMLYRVVSDLGELIFHGLNLKPGKPTLFGMVGGKPVIGLPGYPTSALTVFWQLVAPMIQRSLGLRSGSVSVKATLARPFRSESRRQMLPVILHRGRAYPFDRGSGAVTTLAASDGIVDIPAEREYLQAGEVVDVYPLSRDDIDLIISGESCPLLESALDRMNLRFRYMVRGSLRALSDLQDGLADIASVTATGEIPDDLRVVASYRRELGLLSRNPDLLLNPDGATFAAWSMESCVRSIVDSMLPGVRRSLEVRTHTGAALAVLQGKADLAIAIKESAQMLGLQFKHLAEDEISIVARMDDTRDIIKGIADALKERSQNASVGISMDEPNSFLR is encoded by the coding sequence ATGTTCCACAGGCTCATACCTTTGGATAAAGCGATCGAGCTCGTGCTTGAAGATGCTCCGGCTCCAAGGGTGAGGAGCGTTCATCTGAATGATGCGCTCGGCCGGGTCCTTGCCGGGAATGTGATCGCGGAGATCGATGTTCCTCACTTTGATCGAGCCGCCATGGACGGATATGCTGTGAGATCTGAGGACTGCATCGGCGCATCCGAACTCTCCCCTGTCAGGCTCAGGATCGCGGGATCGGTCTCAGCTGGCAGCATTCCCGGTACATCTGCAGGCCCTGGCGAGGCTGTGGAGGTATCGACGGGCTCTGCCATGCCTGAGGGTGCTGATGCTGTCGTGATGGTCGAGCATGCTGATGCGGTTGATGGTTATGTTATGATAAGAAGACCTGTGCACCCCTATGAGAACGTCCAGAGAAGGGGCGCTGATGTCTCTTTGGGAGAAAGGGTGCTGAGCGCGGGCACGCAGCTCGGCCCGAGGGAGATAGGCATGCTCGCAGCCCTGGGCATGAGCAGAGTGAACATCAGGTCTCTCAAGGTAGGGGTGGCATCGACGGGAAATGAGATCCTATCGCCTGATGAAAATCTCGTGCCGTGCAGGATCTATGATGTGAACACATACACGATCTCAGCCGCTCTCTCACAGCTCGGCGCAGAGCCTGTGGTATATGGCGTCGTTCCGGACAGCTACGATGCGCTTGCAGAAACGATCGCCACCGCTCTGATCGATTGCGATATGGTGATTCTGAGTGGATCGACATCTGCAGGCCGGGGTGATATGCTCTACAGGGTTGTGAGCGATCTGGGGGAGCTGATCTTCCACGGGTTGAACCTCAAGCCGGGGAAGCCAACGCTCTTCGGCATGGTGGGAGGAAAGCCTGTGATCGGTCTGCCGGGGTATCCGACGAGCGCGCTGACCGTCTTCTGGCAGCTTGTGGCACCGATGATACAGCGCTCGCTCGGCCTGAGATCAGGATCTGTCTCCGTGAAAGCAACACTTGCCAGGCCGTTCAGATCCGAATCCAGGAGGCAGATGCTTCCTGTTATACTTCACAGGGGCAGGGCTTATCCGTTCGACAGGGGGAGCGGCGCTGTCACGACCCTGGCAGCATCTGATGGCATCGTCGACATCCCCGCGGAGCGGGAGTACCTGCAGGCAGGGGAGGTGGTTGATGTTTATCCGCTTTCACGGGATGATATCGATCTCATCATCAGCGGGGAGAGCTGCCCTCTGCTGGAATCTGCTCTGGATCGGATGAATCTGCGGTTCAGGTACATGGTAAGGGGATCCCTGAGAGCATTATCAGATCTCCAGGACGGGCTGGCGGACATCGCGTCTGTCACAGCCACAGGAGAAATACCGGATGATCTCAGGGTCGTTGCGTCCTACAGAAGAGAGCTCGGTCTCCTCTCCAGGAATCCTGATCTTCTTCTGAATCCAGATGGTGCAACATTCGCAGCATGGAGCATGGAGTCCTGTGTACGATCCATCGTGGATTCGATGCTGCCTGGAGTGAGGAGGTCTCTGGAGGTCAGGACACACACAGGCGCGGCTCTGGCAGTGCTCCAGGGAAAGGCGGATCTCGCAATCGCGATCAAAGAATCTGCTCAGATGCTGGGGCTGCAGTTCAAGCATCTTGCTGAGGATGAGATCTCAATCGTTGCGAGAATGGATGACACGAGGGATATCATAAAAGGCATCGCTGATGCGCTCAAAGAGAGGTCTCAGAATGCGTCAGTGGGCATATCGATGGATGAACCGAATTCATTTCTGAGGTGA
- a CDS encoding flavodoxin family protein encodes MVLGISGSPKSGRNTEYLLQRALRVASERGYRTESVLCSRVRVEFCTDCGECGKGKKCPIDDDMPKICELLQSADGIVVASPVYFGSVTAQLKAIFDRTLPLRRQGFRLKDKAGCAIAVGGSRNGGQEKTIDVIHSWMHIHGMIVVGDNSHFGGIAVRPAENDDVGISTVEATASKLCDLLDLKKKGGCWSSE; translated from the coding sequence ATGGTGCTTGGAATATCTGGAAGCCCGAAGAGCGGACGGAACACAGAGTACCTTCTCCAGAGGGCGCTGAGGGTGGCCTCGGAGAGGGGGTACAGGACAGAGAGCGTGCTCTGCTCCCGGGTCAGGGTGGAGTTCTGCACCGACTGTGGCGAGTGCGGCAAAGGGAAGAAATGCCCGATCGATGATGACATGCCAAAGATCTGCGAGCTGCTCCAGAGCGCGGACGGGATCGTGGTCGCCTCTCCTGTCTACTTCGGCTCTGTCACAGCGCAGCTCAAGGCGATTTTCGACCGCACTCTGCCCCTCCGTCGGCAGGGATTCAGGCTCAAGGACAAGGCCGGTTGCGCGATAGCCGTCGGGGGATCGAGGAACGGGGGTCAGGAGAAGACGATAGATGTGATACATTCATGGATGCACATCCATGGGATGATTGTTGTCGGCGACAACAGCCACTTCGGCGGGATCGCGGTCAGGCCCGCGGAGAATGATGATGTGGGCATCTCAACAGTGGAGGCGACCGCGAGCAAGCTCTGCGATCTGCTGGACCTCAAAAAGAAGGGCGGATGCTGGAGCAGCGAATGA
- the cofC gene encoding 2-phospho-L-lactate guanylyltransferase: MPRPIHCVVPFKSSGCKRRLSSLLSSEQRWLLAVAMLRDVLRALRSIEMVTVLARPGMSEDLIGDLNASLRFSELELGDALNELIAENAAAGWPADLLIVMADLPLICEEDVLGIIRVPGDVVLAPGRGGGTNMILIRDGRFRTRYIGLSFAKHQREAEELGIETGYYYSYRAGCDIDEPGDLIEIMLHSNGEARALLERFGLSIVESEGRARLKRIQADG; encoded by the coding sequence TCGAGCGGCTGCAAGAGACGCCTCTCTTCCCTGCTCTCCAGCGAGCAGAGATGGCTTCTTGCAGTGGCGATGCTCAGGGATGTGCTCAGGGCGCTGAGGTCGATCGAGATGGTGACTGTCCTTGCGCGCCCCGGGATGAGTGAGGATCTCATTGGAGATCTCAACGCATCCCTCAGGTTCTCAGAGCTGGAGCTCGGTGATGCTCTGAACGAGCTCATCGCTGAGAACGCGGCAGCGGGATGGCCTGCGGATCTCCTCATAGTCATGGCAGATCTCCCCCTGATCTGTGAGGAGGATGTCCTCGGAATCATCAGAGTTCCTGGCGACGTCGTCCTGGCTCCGGGCCGCGGCGGCGGGACCAACATGATCCTGATAAGGGATGGAAGGTTCAGGACAAGATACATTGGTCTAAGCTTTGCGAAGCACCAGAGAGAGGCCGAGGAGCTGGGAATCGAGACCGGATACTACTACTCGTACAGGGCGGGGTGCGACATAGACGAGCCAGGGGATCTGATAGAGATAATGCTGCACAGCAACGGCGAGGCGAGGGCTCTGCTGGAGAGGTTCGGGCTCAGCATAGTCGAGAGCGAGGGTCGAGCCAGGCTGAAACGGATCCAGGCGGATGGGTAG